A window of the Kosakonia sp. BYX6 genome harbors these coding sequences:
- a CDS encoding M48 family metallopeptidase encodes MDKKSLFYCFGLPLLLLAWSLWQCSRISENEAWVVIEWGTRAHNLHTEISRLWLAYLSLFLSALALFASTSAVILCLRSVQKARLSRDQLVAAFKRCRNILPVAMVTLMSGIGFALVCLLFSEYLSVLTFKDTTVIPGTVLLLPGIILASLIFMVLRSLVRLKRCFTLFQPQDRQVYGAAVLDIDAPELWRWVRELAQRAQALTPDNIVVGLFEGFYVTVSPVQLASGARLTGKTLYFPLAYAALMNRQEVAAVIVHELAHFTGRDTDYTLHFAGLYSGMETSLDYFHRDLTNSDWLDRLALYPTLHLGVWFFNQFHETVNGWSRERELAADALGASISSPRALASSLLRLPALDAHFDVIKTMFFERKLRTTNLVDTFYNSLRDIKGLDVSASLDQTLAHPTDSHPPTGVRIAHLTMTLDEALLMQASRPASEADYAWMRSLFRDSYAICEVLTGAMNNQLAAQYGAYREKLENIAAQAMDSVVVTMPKNNVWGFVVISILFGISSGVLWGLSRFWHIRIDQVDIIVVGLLVLAASFGFGGWCSWKRIRHPLLTLHPQQITSDELSAPLALASIENTHFGKRKGQLFIDLYWREGYQPPKSTVSRYLRAFIITPKKRRVSISMLSKVLRNAQGEKIASAELYALINDYIRAAHAREALNNS; translated from the coding sequence ATGGATAAAAAAAGCCTGTTCTACTGTTTTGGTCTTCCGCTTCTGTTACTCGCCTGGTCATTATGGCAATGCTCGCGCATCAGTGAGAATGAGGCCTGGGTGGTTATCGAGTGGGGAACGCGCGCGCATAACCTCCACACCGAAATTTCTCGCCTCTGGCTGGCATACCTTTCCCTCTTCCTTTCGGCGCTCGCGCTGTTTGCCAGCACGAGCGCCGTTATTTTATGTTTGCGAAGCGTGCAAAAAGCGCGTTTGTCGCGAGACCAGCTTGTCGCCGCGTTTAAGCGTTGTCGTAACATTCTGCCGGTCGCGATGGTTACCCTCATGTCGGGAATCGGTTTTGCCCTGGTTTGCCTGCTGTTTTCTGAATACTTATCCGTACTCACTTTCAAGGACACCACCGTTATTCCCGGCACTGTGCTTCTGCTGCCGGGGATAATCCTGGCTTCGCTGATTTTTATGGTGTTACGCAGCCTGGTGCGGCTCAAACGCTGCTTCACGCTTTTTCAGCCGCAGGACAGGCAGGTGTATGGCGCGGCGGTTTTGGATATAGACGCGCCGGAGCTCTGGCGTTGGGTGAGGGAACTGGCGCAGCGCGCGCAGGCTCTCACACCGGATAACATTGTCGTTGGCCTGTTCGAGGGCTTTTACGTGACCGTAAGCCCGGTGCAACTGGCCAGCGGCGCGAGGCTGACCGGCAAAACGCTTTACTTCCCATTGGCCTACGCCGCGTTGATGAACCGACAAGAAGTCGCCGCCGTTATTGTTCATGAACTGGCACACTTCACCGGCCGCGACACGGATTACACGCTGCATTTCGCCGGGCTCTATTCCGGCATGGAAACCAGCCTCGATTATTTCCACCGCGATCTCACTAACAGCGACTGGCTCGACAGATTGGCGCTTTATCCGACCTTACATCTTGGCGTCTGGTTCTTTAACCAGTTTCACGAAACGGTCAATGGCTGGAGCCGTGAGCGCGAACTGGCGGCAGATGCGCTCGGGGCGAGTATCAGTTCCCCGAGGGCGCTGGCCTCTTCATTGCTGCGTCTTCCGGCGTTAGACGCGCATTTCGATGTAATAAAGACGATGTTTTTTGAGCGCAAACTCAGGACCACCAATCTGGTGGACACGTTTTACAATTCGCTGCGCGACATCAAAGGGCTGGATGTTTCCGCGTCACTGGACCAGACGCTGGCGCACCCGACCGACAGCCATCCGCCGACGGGCGTGCGTATTGCGCATTTAACTATGACGCTGGATGAAGCGCTGCTGATGCAGGCTTCCCGCCCCGCTAGTGAAGCCGACTATGCATGGATGCGCAGTCTGTTTCGGGATAGTTACGCGATTTGTGAAGTATTGACCGGCGCAATGAACAATCAGCTGGCCGCGCAATACGGCGCTTACCGGGAAAAGCTGGAAAACATCGCGGCGCAGGCGATGGATTCCGTGGTGGTGACGATGCCAAAAAACAACGTTTGGGGGTTTGTGGTTATAAGCATTCTCTTTGGCATCAGTTCGGGAGTGTTATGGGGGTTAAGTCGGTTCTGGCACATCAGGATCGATCAGGTAGACATCATTGTGGTGGGTTTGCTGGTGCTGGCGGCGAGCTTCGGTTTTGGCGGCTGGTGTAGCTGGAAACGAATACGCCATCCCTTACTTACGCTGCATCCGCAGCAGATTACCAGCGACGAACTCAGTGCGCCGCTCGCGCTGGCGAGTATCGAAAATACCCATTTCGGTAAAAGGAAGGGTCAGCTGTTTATCGATCTGTACTGGCGTGAGGGTTATCAACCGCCAAAAAGTACGGTTAGCCGGTATTTGCGGGCCTTCATCATTACACCAAAAAAGCGCCGGGTTTCGATAAGTATGCTAAGCAAGGTATTGAGAAATGCGCAGGGCGAAAAAATCGCATCCGCCGAGCTTTACGCATTGATCAACGATTACATCCGCGCCGCCCACGCCCGCGAAGCGTTGAACAATTCGTAG
- a CDS encoding MurR/RpiR family transcriptional regulator encodes MDNRLAPLLTRGESLSRAEYRVLAHLTEHPLLVGNITVRALAQATYVSTATIIRLCQKLGFSGFSEFIWHCKQLLSDTPHIAERHSEKTSELPALFQQFMVNYQHTFQWVTEERRRQFASLLRDRESFFLYGAGFSYLFAEYLTKKLQVLGKTAFISGPGDSRNIFLSNAARYQVFIAVSRSGETEQVLDKARIARTVGMTVVAFTRASANSLAALADVHFALYDEAVHFAAEAAGITSFESNLVLLMDLLLLEATQT; translated from the coding sequence ATGGATAACCGACTTGCGCCTTTGCTGACGCGCGGGGAATCGCTTTCCCGCGCCGAATACCGCGTGCTCGCGCACCTGACAGAACATCCGTTGCTGGTTGGCAATATTACCGTGCGCGCGCTGGCGCAAGCGACGTATGTGTCGACCGCCACCATTATTCGCCTGTGCCAGAAGCTGGGGTTTAGCGGTTTTAGCGAATTTATCTGGCACTGCAAACAGTTGTTATCGGATACGCCGCACATTGCCGAGCGGCATAGCGAAAAGACCAGCGAGCTGCCCGCGCTTTTCCAGCAGTTTATGGTCAATTACCAGCACACGTTTCAGTGGGTGACCGAAGAGAGGCGACGCCAGTTCGCCAGCCTGTTGCGTGACCGGGAAAGCTTTTTTCTGTATGGCGCCGGGTTTTCGTATCTGTTTGCCGAGTACCTGACCAAGAAATTGCAGGTGCTGGGGAAAACGGCCTTTATTTCCGGCCCTGGCGACAGCCGCAATATTTTTCTCAGTAATGCCGCGCGCTACCAGGTGTTTATCGCCGTCTCACGCAGCGGCGAAACCGAACAAGTGTTGGATAAAGCGCGTATTGCACGGACGGTCGGCATGACCGTCGTGGCTTTTACTCGCGCGTCAGCGAATTCCCTGGCGGCATTAGCGGATGTGCATTTTGCGTTGTATGACGAAGCGGTGCATTTCGCGGCAGAAGCGGCGGGGATCACCTCGTTTGAATCGAACCTGGTGCTGTTGATGGATTTATTGCTGCTGGAAGCGACGCAAACATAG
- the sseA gene encoding 3-mercaptopyruvate sulfurtransferase: MSTSFFVAADWLIEHSDDPEIQLIDARMAPVGQEHRDMKAEYRAGHLPGAVFFDIEALSDHTSPLPHMLTRPEAFAVAMRELGISQDKHLVVYDEGNLFSAPRAWWMLRNVGVENVSILAGGLAGWQRDALPLQKGDVPLPESDFTANFDPSVVKKLTDVLLASHEGTAQIVDARPAPRFNGEVDEPRPGLKRGHIPGALNVPWIDLVVEGELKTTDELQAIFRRQGVDLHKPIIASCGSGVTAAVVMLALATLGAGNVTLYDGSWSEWGARDDLPVEPA; encoded by the coding sequence ATGTCCACCTCGTTTTTTGTCGCGGCCGACTGGCTAATAGAACACAGCGATGACCCTGAAATTCAGCTGATTGACGCCAGGATGGCCCCGGTTGGCCAGGAGCATCGCGATATGAAAGCGGAGTATCGCGCCGGGCACCTTCCCGGTGCGGTCTTTTTTGATATCGAAGCCCTTTCCGATCACACCTCACCGCTGCCCCATATGTTGACGCGCCCGGAGGCGTTCGCCGTGGCGATGCGCGAGTTAGGCATCAGCCAGGATAAGCATCTGGTGGTTTACGACGAAGGCAATCTGTTCTCCGCCCCGCGCGCATGGTGGATGTTGCGTAATGTCGGCGTGGAGAATGTCTCAATTCTGGCCGGTGGCCTGGCGGGCTGGCAACGCGATGCGCTGCCGCTGCAAAAAGGTGATGTTCCGCTGCCGGAGTCTGATTTCACCGCCAATTTCGACCCTTCTGTGGTCAAAAAGCTGACCGATGTGCTGCTGGCAAGCCACGAAGGCACGGCGCAAATTGTCGATGCTCGCCCTGCTCCCCGCTTTAATGGCGAAGTGGATGAACCTCGCCCTGGCCTCAAACGCGGCCATATTCCCGGTGCGCTGAATGTGCCGTGGATTGATTTGGTGGTGGAAGGCGAACTGAAAACCACCGATGAACTACAGGCGATTTTCCGCCGCCAGGGCGTTGACCTGCATAAACCGATCATTGCCAGTTGCGGATCTGGCGTGACAGCAGCGGTAGTGATGCTGGCGCTGGCAACGCTTGGCGCTGGCAACGTGACGCTGTATGACGGCTCCTGGAGTGAATGGGGCGCACGCGACGATTTGCCAGTCGAACCGGCGTAA
- a CDS encoding 6-phospho-alpha-glucosidase yields MVKPPFILSIAGGGSTYTPGIVKSLMVRLEDFPLAEIRLYDIDAARQDTIAPVVEKVIRDHSQSIKFIVTSDAETAFSGAHFVFAQMRVGQYKMREQDEKIPLRHGVVGQETCGPGGLAYGLRTILPMVELIDLVERYADKNAWIVNYSNPAAIVAEGVRRLRPDARVLNICDMPVAAMRNMGAILGVDRHKLEVDYFGLNHFGWFTQVRVDGEDRLPELREHVARFGLLTEDAAQTDPQHADPSWVKTWRNIKPMMDHFPQYLPNPYLQYYLMPNEIVAHQDPHYTRANEVMDGREKKLFAAAAEYKRSGILPDAFHVGVHGAFIVDVACSLAFNLRQRHLVIVENKGAIANLPYDAMVEVPAYITNHGPEPVRMGAVPLFHQTLLMQQLASEQLLVEATLEGSYEKALQAFTLNRTVPTMQHAKAILDEMIEANRDYWPALQKAWENGKEI; encoded by the coding sequence ATGGTTAAACCCCCGTTTATTTTATCCATCGCCGGTGGCGGCAGCACGTACACACCGGGCATCGTCAAAAGCTTGATGGTGCGGCTGGAAGATTTCCCGCTGGCGGAAATTCGCCTTTACGATATCGACGCAGCCCGCCAGGACACCATTGCGCCGGTGGTGGAAAAAGTGATTCGCGACCACAGCCAGAGCATCAAATTTATCGTCACCAGCGATGCCGAAACGGCCTTCAGCGGTGCGCACTTTGTCTTTGCGCAGATGCGCGTTGGGCAGTACAAAATGCGTGAGCAGGATGAAAAGATCCCGCTGCGCCACGGGGTTGTCGGCCAGGAAACCTGTGGCCCCGGCGGATTGGCGTACGGTTTGCGCACCATTTTGCCGATGGTGGAGCTGATCGATCTGGTGGAGCGCTACGCTGATAAAAACGCCTGGATCGTGAACTACTCCAACCCGGCGGCGATTGTTGCCGAAGGGGTGCGCCGCCTGCGACCGGACGCGCGCGTATTGAACATCTGCGATATGCCGGTGGCGGCGATGCGCAATATGGGCGCGATTCTCGGGGTTGATCGCCATAAGCTGGAAGTCGACTACTTTGGTCTGAACCACTTCGGCTGGTTTACGCAGGTGCGCGTCGACGGCGAAGATCGTCTGCCGGAGTTGCGCGAACATGTCGCCCGTTTTGGCCTGCTTACCGAAGACGCGGCGCAGACGGATCCGCAACATGCCGACCCGTCGTGGGTGAAAACCTGGCGCAACATTAAGCCGATGATGGATCACTTCCCGCAGTATCTGCCAAACCCGTATTTGCAGTATTACCTGATGCCCAACGAAATTGTTGCGCATCAGGATCCGCATTACACCCGCGCGAATGAAGTGATGGACGGGCGTGAGAAAAAGCTGTTTGCCGCGGCCGCAGAGTACAAGCGCAGCGGAATTTTGCCCGATGCGTTCCATGTTGGCGTGCATGGCGCGTTTATTGTCGATGTCGCCTGCTCGCTCGCGTTCAACCTGCGCCAGCGTCACCTGGTGATCGTTGAAAACAAAGGCGCCATTGCCAATTTGCCTTACGACGCGATGGTGGAAGTCCCGGCGTATATCACAAATCATGGGCCGGAGCCGGTACGCATGGGCGCGGTGCCGCTGTTCCATCAAACCTTGCTGATGCAGCAACTGGCGTCGGAGCAACTGTTGGTGGAAGCGACCCTCGAAGGCAGTTACGAAAAGGCGTTGCAGGCGTTCACGCTAAACCGCACCGTGCCGACCATGCAGCATGCGAAAGCGATTCTTGATGAGATGATCGAGGCCAACCGGGATTACTGGCCCGCGCTGCAAAAAGCCTGGGAGAACGGTAAGGAAATATAA
- a CDS encoding PTS transporter subunit EIIC — translation MSRAVNALQNFGKSLFGPVLILPIVGLFIAFGNIFGNGNLAEYLPFLGHPIIQNVGQLIAKSAVSVLANLALVFAVGIPVGLATRDKGYAALIGLVTFIVFINAMNVTLQLQGALAPADQMKAAGQGMVLGVQVLEMGVFAGILTGALSGYLYDKYSSVQFSGAMAIYSGHCFVAIIMLPVSMVLGVVMSELWPFAQHGISALAMAIKGAGPFGVAVYGFLERILVPTGLHHLVYTPFLYTELGGTADVCGSTYQGARNIYFAEMACPSVTKLSSTVVWDARGISKMFGLPAAALAMYVTAKPERKAAAKAILIPAALTSLLVGVTEPIEFSFLFVAPLLFVVHAVLTGIGMMLFSLFGVHAIGANGIIDFILYNLPLGTEKSNWPMYILVGLVMFTLYFFIFRFLILRFQMKTPGREEDDEETRLYSKQEYQAKGNNDAVGEAIIDGLGGRANIEVVDNCYTRLRVTVKDVAAINEPQLKATGAKGIIKQGNNVQVVYGLHVKKMREAVEMFL, via the coding sequence ATGTCCAGAGCCGTGAACGCCCTACAAAATTTTGGTAAGTCTCTTTTTGGTCCGGTGCTCATTTTACCCATCGTCGGCTTGTTTATTGCCTTCGGAAATATTTTTGGCAACGGGAATTTAGCGGAATATTTGCCCTTTCTGGGCCACCCGATCATTCAGAACGTTGGCCAGCTCATCGCCAAATCCGCCGTTTCAGTGCTCGCCAACCTGGCACTGGTCTTTGCCGTGGGGATCCCGGTCGGGCTGGCAACACGCGACAAAGGCTATGCGGCGCTGATTGGGCTGGTGACCTTTATCGTTTTTATCAATGCGATGAATGTCACCCTGCAACTACAAGGCGCTCTCGCCCCGGCGGATCAGATGAAAGCCGCAGGTCAGGGCATGGTGCTGGGCGTGCAGGTGCTGGAGATGGGCGTGTTCGCCGGGATCCTCACCGGCGCGCTGTCGGGTTATCTGTACGATAAATACTCCAGCGTGCAGTTTTCCGGGGCGATGGCGATTTACTCCGGTCACTGCTTTGTCGCCATTATCATGTTGCCGGTGTCGATGGTGCTCGGCGTAGTGATGAGCGAACTGTGGCCTTTCGCTCAGCATGGCATCAGCGCGCTGGCGATGGCGATTAAAGGCGCCGGGCCGTTTGGCGTGGCGGTGTACGGTTTTCTTGAACGCATTCTGGTGCCGACCGGGCTGCATCATCTGGTTTATACCCCTTTCCTTTATACCGAACTGGGCGGCACGGCGGACGTTTGCGGTAGCACGTATCAGGGCGCGCGTAATATTTACTTCGCCGAGATGGCCTGTCCCAGTGTCACAAAACTGAGTAGCACGGTGGTATGGGATGCGCGTGGCATCAGCAAAATGTTCGGTCTGCCCGCCGCTGCGCTGGCAATGTATGTGACGGCGAAACCAGAGCGTAAGGCCGCAGCAAAAGCGATTCTGATCCCCGCCGCACTGACCTCGCTGCTGGTCGGGGTCACAGAGCCGATTGAGTTTTCCTTCTTGTTTGTCGCGCCGCTGCTGTTTGTGGTGCACGCCGTGCTGACCGGTATCGGCATGATGCTGTTCTCGCTGTTCGGGGTTCACGCCATCGGCGCGAACGGCATTATCGATTTCATTCTCTATAACCTGCCGCTCGGCACCGAAAAATCGAACTGGCCGATGTACATCCTCGTCGGGCTTGTCATGTTCACCCTCTACTTCTTTATCTTCCGTTTCCTGATCTTACGTTTCCAGATGAAAACCCCGGGGCGCGAGGAGGACGACGAAGAGACGCGGCTGTACAGCAAGCAGGAGTATCAGGCGAAAGGCAATAACGACGCGGTTGGCGAAGCCATTATTGATGGGCTGGGAGGACGGGCCAACATCGAAGTGGTCGACAACTGCTACACCCGCCTGCGCGTAACGGTGAAAGATGTGGCGGCAATCAACGAACCGCAACTGAAAGCCACGGGCGCAAAAGGCATTATCAAACAAGGTAATAACGTTCAGGTGGTCTACGGGCTGCATGTCAAAAAAATGCGAGAAGCCGTTGAGATGTTTCTCTGA